The Salarias fasciatus chromosome 12, fSalaFa1.1, whole genome shotgun sequence DNA segment CCAAAAGGTGGTCATTGAGAGAAGGCAGATTCTCAAACAGATTATTCATGAAGCCGGGATTATCAAAATTTGGCGCATAAACATTGACTAGCAAAACTGGGGAATCAAAAATTGTGCCCAAAACTATTAAATATCTGCCATCGCGATctgaaattgttttattgtgtgtaAATTGAACTGATTTAGCAATCAAAATGGCAACCCCCCTCGCCTTAGAGTTAAAACTAGAATGGAATACTTCAGATATCCATGGGCACCTCAGTCTGACCTGGTCCCTGGATCTCATATGGGTCTCCTGCAAAAAAATGATATCAGGTTTCAAGCgtttcaaatgagaaaacacccGAGATCGTTTAACAGCACCCCCTAGACCTTTAATATTCCAGCAAATAAATCTAACTATAGAGCCTGCAGCATTAGCCATCTATATTACAgatcaaaaaatgaaataagaaaaaagaaaagacaaatttCCGTTTGCAACCCCCgatacgaaaaaaaaaagagagaaaaaaaaaaaaaaaaaaagaaaaggggaaaaaaaaaaaaaaaaaaaaaaaaacccaaaaaaacctccaaacaaTCTGGACTAACCCCAAACCCcccttccccccacccccccacccatgCACTTACCAATACCCCCTCCCCAAATGACGGGGCGCCAGTGCAGGCTCCACAAGGAGTCAAAAACCAACAGAAAGAGCTCAGGACTTTGGACTTGAACCTCATCCACCCAACTCCAAAGTAAAATGGAGCCCTGCGAATAATGAACTCAGACTGACAGGGCCTACATGCTCAGCCAAAGAAACATtgatttaaatacaaaaaaaaaaaaacctaatagTTAAGCTTGCAATAACTAAAGTaagtaaattaaataaagataaTTACGCttaaatttacagaaagaaaaaagaaaaagcacaaaaaaaaaaacacacaaaaaaaggccaTTGTAACATTCCATTAACCAAAAAGTCGTTTGTCAAGGCCTAGTGatgaaaataacattaattaaaAGACAAAGAAGATATAACTAAATACtaataatgataaataaataatatcaaACTTatataattataaaaaaaaagaagaaacaaaaaaaaaaagcaacaacaacaaacaaacaaaaaaggcagtTAAAGCACTGAAACTTGTGGCAAAGTAGTATAAAACATAAACCTAAGACCTAAACCATAAACTTAATACATACTAAAGTACTCATCTTGTATGAGATGGGACGTAGGCTAGATGCAAACAGGGTTCACTTAAGAGTTTTCACAAAGTCACTGGCCTCTTCAGGAGAAGTAAACTCCCTCGTGATTCCCTTACTTGTAATCCGGAGACGAGCAGGATGCACTATACCAAACCGTACATCTGGAATGTCCTTGAGCTGGCGTCGAACGTTGCTGAAGGCGGCCCGGGCTCTGGATGTGCGCGCGGTGTAATCCGGGAACACGGAAATCACGGCATCCCCGATCTTGATCCGTTGTTGGGTTCTGGCACGTCTCAAAATGTCTGCACAGTCCAAGTAGTAATGCAGGCGTGCGATGATGGGACGAGGGCGGCCACTTGACAAAGGTTGAGCAAATCTGTGCGCCCGATCAACTAATGGCAACTTATCAAGACCAAAAGCCTCCTTCAGCAGAGTGGATAccgtgttagcattagcagcaccaTTTTCCTCAGGGTATCCCAGAATTCTGATGTTCTGACGGCGGCTTCTCGATTCCAAGTCATCATATTTGTTCTCCAAAACAGTAACTTGATTAGACAGTTTCTCGACTTTAGTCTGGAGAGAGACCATGTCATCCGTGCAGGTCGACAATGAAGCTTCCATATCGCGCACAGTGCCCCTCAGCTCGCTCACCTCAGCTTTCACGGCCCCAATGCTAACATTTAGCTCAGCCTTCACCTCTCGTAGCTCCGCTTTTATTTTGGATAGATTATCAGACATAGCCGTCGCCAACTCAGCTCTGAAAATGCTTACCACCTCGTCACGAAGGGTAGTAAGGAGTTCTGTCTTAAAGTCCGCAGAGGCGGGATCCATAGCAGGAGGTGGAGTGACTGGTTGAGCCGGGGCGCTATCACTCGAAGCCGAGGGTGACGCTGGTGCAGTAAGCCGCGTTTGTGTCGCCGTGGATTTACTTGAGGTCTTAGGTTTAGGAGGCATGACGGAGATGAAAAGTGCAAGAATAAAGTGAAAGTCCCAAAATATCTTGCCACAGTGCTATTGAAAAGCCCTGGAGTTAAATTTTTAAGCGTTTTCGCAGGAGCTCCCCCGAAACACGTCCTACTCCATCagtcatccatcgccagtgttatcataaagtcagctcgtctaccgtcttcaggcgagctgacagttttcgctaacttagccacaattagcttggatgggaacgttgctgagctcctctccgaagcagagaggcactttgagtcggcctcggctgtcacggcgcccgggtgACTGACTTCcaaggggccgagttggaaaacggcctggagctgctccacggagctGGTCCTCCATCCAAAGCCGGCAGAGACGCACGGCTtgcgcgcggccgctgggccgctcctgGATGTCTCTCTTCGCTGGGAcgctgcggagctccggtgcccagcggATGCGCCGCGTGCCGGCCACAgggcgcgcggggacccgccgcgcTGCTTCTAGAGCTCTCTCCACAGTGGCAGGacccagatctccgccgcccggtgGATATGCGCTCTGGGCTGGGCCGCGGGGCCCCGCCGGAGGCGTTTCTTCCACAcagaggtgtcagagaagagcgaagtgcagcagatcccatcagagcagagcagagctttgagcatccaaccccggaccgaaaggcaacccggggccgCCACAGGGAGCCCCCAcccggcacggcgcccagcCGCCACCGTGGTAAACGGTTTCCCCGACCCAGCgacccagcctccaggcccgtcttcaggtgggtcagctgacccacctgaagacggtagacgagctgactttatgataacactggcgatggatgaaaaaatgttatcgccgaaatgagcgattttgcagagattatgtcccgcgctgaagctcccttgccgtggccccgctaaatcggttggatctaaataactgctgaaggactccgagctgcatgatgtttgtctgagtgagtatatgagcatgcacacacctataaataaggtccaggtgtcaaaaaaccggagttgccctttaactcataaaataaaatcaacaaatgagggatttgaaaatgaaagtctGGTGAAGACGACACGGCTGtggaaactagtgatagagaccaaaacatgttctgaaatcAGGCACTTGAATATGTTTATCAAGTGCCTGATTGAGGCTAACCACTCAGCCGCCGTGCTGGGGCAGAGGACAAATTTCATTGTACGTTCACTGTATAATGATTAATAAAGCACCTTGTCCTTatctttatttgcactctgaaaattgGCTTTTTTGAATGGATTCTAATGGGACTCGGACTCTTTTTGAAACccacatcatcgccccctggcGGAATGTCGGCGGTATCACCGATTTTCTGCACTTCAGCATcatcttcatgttttaccagtggaggttggcgcttggttGCAACAAGAAAAACTGCCCTCCTGTTAGCAGGAAGCGGTAAGTTCAAAGTGTAGTGTGCGTTTGAGTTGCATGGTGTTGACGTCATGCCGTAAGCAGGCGTCGGGCTTTTGTAGGCGCTGTTCTTGCGCCTTGGGGTTGATGGGAAACGTACACCAGAATGAAGCAATTCATTCATTAAAGCTACACAGTCACCTGGATCGTTAtggtaaggtaaggtactttattggtcattatacagtgaatgtacaacgaaatttgttctctgcatttaacccatccatcgatgccgCTGAAGCATTCCATAGGAGAAGTaggcagctgcggggagcgcaGAATGGCAAAATGGTCAGATCACCTGACTGGCGGATTGACCTATTGCATGTTATTGGTTGATGGGGGTTGAttcctggaggaaacccacCCAGACAcagggaggaacatgcaaactccacacagaaaggcccgcgcggtccggggattgaacccaggaccttcttgctgtgaggcaaaagCACTAACCACTCATGCACCCatccatttattttgtttagagTAAGTATGCTGGATAAAATATAAAGTAGATGCATAGCCTGCATCTACTAGCTGATTCAGAccacacagtttttttgtttctggaaaaaataacataaaatgtaatttaaaaaaaaaccaaaaacaaaaaacatgttttattggcGTACTCATCAATTAACCAGGCAACAAATTCGACtattcacacagaaaaaaaaaattcttgggGGTGCTAATGGTGGTGCTATGGCTATCCCAGGGAGACCGAGAGCACTCCCAAGCCCCCTGGTGCTGCCGATGCacttggttctcagagtgctgacCTACTGGAGGTTCTCAGGTTCTCTAGGAGTAGGACGGgaagcagagctttcagctatcatgCTCCTTCCATGCGGAATCTGACAATTTATTCTTTGTACGCATCTTTACAAAACATTCATGAAAAAATAGGCTACATGTTTCCTTTTCCAATCCTGAATCATCGAATATGTGCAGAGACCTGAAAACAGGCCGACATTTGAGGAACAAATTGAAACTGTAAtaaaatttgcattttacttgatcaaaaatgtaatgaaaccCAATAGTGTaataatttcacaaataatgtgaagcccctgaaacagtacagcacatcacagcagggagCAAGACGCTGGCAGaaaaggcagacatggaacgaCATGGACTTCAAGATTcagactgacaaactggtgatGGCCAGTCAGCCTGACATAGCGGTGTTGGAGAAAAATTAGAAGATAGCAGTAGTGTTTGATGTTGGCATCCCCAGCGACAGTCAACAGTGGTGACGGTAGAGATTGGGGCACTCGGGGCAGGAACCCCTAACCTCTCTCTCCTTTGCCCCTCATTGTGTGATCCACTTcgctctgctgcttttcagctttacctgaactaaaaaaaaacaaaaactaaaacacctGATCAGTCCAGTGTTGTTTGCTATGACAGTTTACTAAAATTCCCACTTGCCACAAAAAATCTTCAGGAGAATTTACATTCATCAttcagaaaacacttttttttaaaacatttctcaaAGAAACATCTTAATCTAAGCTCACATGACAATCTGCCTGAAAAAGTCATAAATCAAAGTCAACTTTGTCAACTCTCAGCTGTTACTGTGTTATATGAAACATTACAACGCACTGCAGCAGTTAAGGAGTGTAGCTTCAAGCACAGGTTGTAAATGTCCTGCTGGACACTCAGTTTCTCATCTCCACTTtgctgtatttaaaataaaacaagaaaaatcagATTTCAATGTTTCAGATGCAAAGAAGCAACAGGTCAGTAAATCACAAAGATGAACAGAACAGTCATGAAATCAAGTCGTAGCTGTGTGTGAATCTTAGAAAGACGTACATAAACAAACCTGGACTTTATAAACTGGAATAACAATTTATCTGGACGTGGTGTTCACATGTGGAAACATGAGAGAACCCTGATGAGAACCAGGATCCTGAAGTCCAGGAGTAGGATCCATTTCAACAGAAGTATTAATCAGCAGTAATTTGTGAGGCTTCTATAGGCCTGTAGGAGGCGCTAAAGTCTCCATTGTAATGACAGCAGATCTTTTCTTTTGAATGAGGAGAGTTGGAgctgagctctgctggagtcGTTCAAACTCTTCCTTCACAGCAACAAGGTCTTCATGTCCAGTCCTGTCAGAGTGGAGCTGCATGCTGCTCCCTCTACCAGGACGTCTGTTTCTCCCACAGTGTCTGaagtctgctggagtctggaAACGTCcagtctgtctccctgtctgtgCCCTGGGATGGACTGCTcatctggatggatggatggaaacatcatcatccatcatctacACATTTCCTTTAAAGAGAACAAGAGAAGAACTTTCCAGCAGTGACTCTTTGCATTGTAAAGTCCAGGATCAGGTCAGTGTCTTTCCAGATCATCTGCAGGTtaatatttcacaataaaaagaagaaaagtagaACATGGTCGAGTACCAGGTCATGCTGAGCAGGAAGGGAGAAGAAATACGGAGGCAGCACTTTGTACATTTGTGAATCATGAATCTTCACGGATGTCTGATCAACTTCGAGAAATTGTTCAGCTCTGCTTTGGCAAGAGTTTCGCTTTGACatgcttcatttctttctcatgcttttttctgtttttcaaactctttcaCATCAGCATCTCCATCTCTGATATTCTGGTTCAATGTTTTCATCAGTTGTTTCTGTATAGGCCtattaatttctttttcccaTGCAGTTATGATACCATTGAAAGCTTCATTTCTGAAGTCATCTAtctcttcatcttgttgtttctgtcgttcatccatttttttcttccaggttTGTTTCTGTTGAGCCTCCACTGTTATCCTCAGATTATGTATTTCTTCTTCATGCTTCGTTTCTTTTCCATTCAGCCTTTCTCTAATCTGTTATCTGTTTGAGATTACTTCTCTAaagcattcatttcatttcGTTCAACTTCTTTCAAGCTATAGATTTTCTCTGTCATCCTTTTATCCAAATCTGTTTTCAGATCAGACAAGAGTTAATTGATGCCTTCTTTCACTCCTGTTGCTGTTTTGAATAGTTCTTCTTTAGTTCGATCACTTCCTTTGAATGTTTCTCCTTTAAAGCTGCAAAGTCCCTGTCTTTACTGTTCTTGAATTCATTGAACTCTTCAGCTTGTTTTCTGGCCTCctcttcatgtttctttttgatATTCTTCAATTCtttcttgtggttttcttttaatttttgtctcttcttctcctcttcctcctgtttctttttatcttcttcttttcttttcttttcatatttttctttttcctgctcaaaTTCTTTCTGAagctttaacagttttgttttctgctgttgtcgTATTTCTTcaccttctttctctcttttcttccaccactcttttcttttctcttcccaGATCTCTCGCTCCTTCCTCATCTCCTCTCCAGACTCCACCAGTTTTTTGTCAATGAACTCTTTTTgttcagattcagattttatctttttctccAAATCTTCAAGCTTTTCTTTCCATTCTtgtctttcagcttcctcctgtcttctcttcattctgtcttctttttctctctcctcctgttctctctttctcagcTCTCGCTCCTTCCtgatgttttcttccttttccttcaGTTGGTCTTCTatcagttttctctcctcctccagttcagctctttgtttttccattatCATCTCCATCTTCTGCATTTCTTCCTCATGTTTCTTTTccagtccctccctctctctcttcatctcttcttccttctctttcaggatcttttccatttctttctgtATCGCTGCCTCAGCTTCTTGCAGCATCTCATTGGTGAAGCAGTCCCCTCCGTTTCTCTTCACCATGGAGTCGATCTTTGCTATCAGCTCACTGACTTGATTGGGGTTTCGTATACGATTATTGAACACATGGTATCTTCCTCCACAGTTAGCAATCAAACTCTTAAATGAATCATCGCAATTATTTCTAATGTATTCTTCATCTGACAGCAAAGCATCATCCAGTTCATCTCCTCCTGTTAACAGAATGAAGATGAAGTGCAGAGAATTCTTTCCAAATGCTTCCCTGatgagtttcagtgtttctttctcttctggAGTGAATCTGCCGAGTCTCACCACAAACAAGAAGACGTGTGGTCCTGGAGCCAGAAGACTCACACATTTCACCAGCTCTTTATTCACCTCTTCATTGGACAAACTGTCATCAAACAGTCCTGGAGTATCGACCACAATGATCTCCCGATTGTTCACTTCACCCACTGCTTTCTGACAATGTTTGGTGACTGATTTCCCTCCAGGTGCAGCTTTAAACTCCTTTCTTCCCAGGATGGTGTTTCCCGAGGAGCTCTTTCCACTGCCGGTCTTCCCCAGAAGAACAATCCGGAGACACTCTGTGTTCTGTATCTCCTCATCACCTGTGAAAGAAGAACATTTATTACtataaaacaacagaacaatGTTTTACTGAGAGATGATGTCCTGTTAAAGATAAAAATAATCAGTAATGTACTTACAGATGCCTGTGTTCTTTGCTTTCAGATCCTTGAGCTCAGACTGGAGGAGGTTGATGTTCTTTTCTTGTTGGATCATCTTTGTTATTTGAGCTTGATGGAACATTTTCATTGTGTAGGAGTGTGGTTCATTCCTGTCTCTCATTGTATCGACATTATAAAACAACCTTGAAAGTTCTTGTTTTCCACTGATGTTGAGAACAAAATGTTCTCCACTACAGCTCTGAATCAACTCTT contains these protein-coding regions:
- the LOC115398019 gene encoding GTPase IMAP family member 8-like, which codes for MASEESASGPPLIRSSSFELIPPDMSELRLVLLGNSWSERSSVGNFILGMKSFNTEEELDQCVCVSGESQDKRIVLINTPNLLQPNMSQTELTEHVELCVSLCDPGPHLFLLVIQPEVFTEQNSQRLQFILENFSEQSWTHSVLLISAAEGKRLSLLEKTFPSWRGLVKKCRLKLLWNKNLQRHLLTCMWDMMKENNGEPVTPDVFRDAHLNLPSARKSSNQDGGSPSSNQDPVEGNKHELRFMLFGKSDDHKTSSGNIIPGKQEFKASFQFPGENCVSASGEWDRKPLTVVKTPDVVNLSVDLQELMQKMETIVNTLRGEFLVVDKETDVGTVRREAKPPVNLVLFGRRGAGKTSAVNAILGPGRFGPAAKSSECVRNQGEVCGRWVSVVELPALCGRSQEEVMEEALSCVSLCDPEGVHAFILVLPVGPLTDEDKRELETIQKTCSSRVNDFTMILFAVDSDPSTLKFPKGNKEVEELIQSCSGEHFVLNISGKQELSRLFYNVDTMRDRNEPHSYTMKMFHQAQITKMIQQEKNINLLQSELKDLKAKNTGICDEEIQNTECLRIVLLGKTGSGKSSSGNTILGRKEFKAAPGGKSVTKHCQKAVGEVNNREIIVVDTPGLFDDSLSNEEVNKELVKCVSLLAPGPHVFLFVVRLGRFTPEEKETLKLIREAFGKNSLHFIFILLTGGDELDDALLSDEEYIRNNCDDSFKSLIANCGGRYHVFNNRIRNPNQVSELIAKIDSMVKRNGGDCFTNEMLQEAEAAIQKEMEKILKEKEEEMKREREGLEKKHEEEMQKMEMIMEKQRAELEEERKLIEDQLKEKEENIRKERELRKREQEEREKEDRMKRRQEEAERQEWKEKLEDLEKKIKSESEQKEFIDKKLVESGEEMRKEREIWEEKRKEWWKKREKEGEEIRQQQKTKLLKLQKEFEQEKEKYEKKRKEEDKKKQEEEEKKRQKLKENHKKELKNIKKKHEEEARKQAEEFNEFKNSKDRDFAALKEKHSKEVIELKKNYSKQQQE